A window of Rubricoccus marinus contains these coding sequences:
- a CDS encoding M28 family peptidase, producing MSSPVSEGPSKLAILITGLAGLVVAIVLVIALTRSDPPAPEARPSFDGDRALALAAEQVAFGPRIPGMPAHDSTRAWIVAQLRARGARVAELPVSVPHPREAGRTMEGTNIFASFDTTAQRRVLLAAHWDTRAVADNDPDPTKRFEPVLGANDGASGVAVLLEMARLLSENPAPVGVDLVFFDLEDMGEPGFGEDSSAVAYALGSAAFVRQHPGYRPAYGILLDMIGDRSLRIPKEGYSMQAAPAVVEMVWSAAARVGATAFAPETGAPIYDDHIAFLQNGIPMIDLIQTPFPDSWHTTSDTMDRLSAASLAQVGRTLVEVLWGIEAERATS from the coding sequence GTGAGCAGCCCGGTATCCGAAGGGCCGTCCAAACTCGCGATCCTCATCACAGGTCTCGCCGGTCTGGTCGTCGCCATCGTTCTCGTGATCGCGTTGACCCGGTCTGATCCTCCCGCGCCAGAGGCCCGGCCCTCGTTCGATGGGGACCGCGCGCTCGCGCTCGCCGCCGAGCAGGTCGCCTTCGGCCCGCGCATTCCCGGCATGCCCGCGCACGACTCCACACGTGCCTGGATCGTCGCGCAGCTGCGCGCCAGAGGCGCCCGCGTGGCCGAACTCCCGGTCTCGGTCCCGCACCCCCGAGAGGCAGGCCGCACGATGGAGGGGACCAACATCTTCGCGTCGTTCGACACGACCGCACAGCGCCGCGTGCTGCTCGCCGCGCACTGGGACACCCGCGCCGTCGCCGACAACGACCCGGACCCCACGAAACGTTTCGAGCCCGTCCTCGGTGCCAACGACGGCGCCTCTGGCGTAGCCGTGCTCCTCGAAATGGCGCGGCTTCTGTCGGAGAACCCCGCCCCGGTCGGCGTGGACCTTGTGTTCTTCGACCTCGAAGACATGGGCGAGCCCGGTTTTGGTGAGGACTCGTCGGCGGTCGCCTACGCGCTCGGCTCAGCGGCGTTTGTGCGTCAACACCCAGGCTACCGGCCTGCGTACGGGATTCTGCTGGACATGATCGGGGATCGGTCGCTGCGCATTCCGAAGGAAGGCTACTCCATGCAGGCCGCGCCCGCTGTCGTCGAGATGGTGTGGAGCGCCGCTGCGCGCGTCGGCGCCACCGCCTTCGCGCCGGAAACGGGAGCGCCGATCTACGACGACCACATCGCGTTTCTGCAGAACGGCATCCCGATGATCGACCTCATCCAAACGCCGTTCCCCGACTCGTGGCACACCACGTCCGACACGATGGACCGGCTGTCCGCTGCGTCGCTCGCACAGGTCGGCCGAACGCTTGTTGAAGTCCTCTGGGGCATCGAAGCCGAGCGCGCCACGTCGTAG
- a CDS encoding IMPACT family protein, translating to MADTYRTLRSATEAEPPKSKGSRFIGYAAPAASEEEALAAVETMRKREHAARHWCWAYRLGEAGETWRANDDGEPNGTGGRPILQEIEGRGLTNTVVVVTRYYGGTKLGAGGLARAYGEAAALALETAAAERLIRRVTIRVPVTLHFAFDDTSAAMRTAQAFDAEIADQVYSASGGALVLAVRRSEAGPLAAQFIEATAGRGRVER from the coding sequence ATGGCCGACACGTACCGCACGCTCCGATCCGCTACCGAGGCCGAGCCTCCCAAGTCCAAGGGCTCGCGCTTTATCGGGTACGCCGCGCCAGCGGCCTCGGAGGAGGAGGCACTGGCAGCCGTGGAGACGATGCGGAAGCGCGAGCACGCCGCGCGGCACTGGTGTTGGGCATACCGACTGGGCGAAGCGGGGGAGACGTGGCGGGCAAACGACGACGGCGAGCCCAACGGGACGGGCGGCCGTCCGATTCTACAAGAGATCGAGGGGCGCGGCCTGACGAATACGGTCGTCGTGGTGACGCGCTACTACGGCGGGACTAAGCTGGGAGCGGGAGGCCTCGCGCGGGCCTACGGCGAGGCGGCGGCGCTCGCGCTGGAGACGGCAGCAGCGGAGCGTCTCATCCGCAGAGTCACCATCCGCGTGCCGGTCACGCTCCACTTCGCGTTCGACGACACCTCGGCGGCCATGCGTACGGCTCAGGCGTTCGACGCCGAGATCGCGGACCAGGTCTATTCCGCCAGCGGCGGCGCGCTGGTCCTCGCGGTGCGCCGCTCCGAGGCGGGGCCTCTGGCGGCGCAGTTCATCGAGGCGACGGCCGGGCGGGGGCGGGTAGAGCGGTAG
- the glpK gene encoding glycerol kinase GlpK yields MTYLLALDQGTTSCRAILFDARGRVVRTAQQPLTQHFPRPGWVEHDAMEIRDRQFAVAREAMGGVEPGQIAGLGITNQRETTVVWDRATGEPIHRAIVWQDRRTAEMCARLRDEGLGPHVRRVTGLRLDPYFSGTKLAWLLENVAGARERAERGDLLFGTVDAWLVWWMTGGPDGGRHLTDVTNASRTLLWDLRQKRWDPLMLDALGIPEAMLPDVTPCAAAVGTWNDIAITGIAGDQHAALFGQGCLSSGDAKYTLGTGGFLLLNTGETAVASDAGLLTTTAWDLGHGLQYALEGSVFVAGAAVQWLGEGLGLLDDSREVGPLAASVESAGGVVFVPAFTGLGAPTWDPDARGSLFGLTRGTTVAHIARATLEGIAHQTADVLESMQSDSGLLLDRLRVDGGAASNDVLLQIHADLLGVSIERPANVEATAWGAAALAGIGAGVLSPESIVPPAPEAVFTPTLSDDERQRQRGLWRQAVERTRGWAAL; encoded by the coding sequence GTGACCTATCTGCTCGCCTTGGACCAAGGCACCACCTCGTGCCGCGCCATCCTGTTCGACGCCAGAGGCCGCGTGGTCCGAACCGCTCAGCAGCCTCTGACGCAGCACTTCCCGCGGCCCGGATGGGTGGAACACGACGCGATGGAAATCCGCGACCGGCAGTTCGCCGTCGCGCGCGAGGCGATGGGAGGCGTTGAGCCCGGCCAGATCGCCGGGCTGGGGATCACCAACCAGCGCGAGACGACGGTGGTGTGGGACCGCGCGACGGGCGAGCCGATCCACCGCGCGATCGTGTGGCAGGACCGGCGGACGGCCGAGATGTGCGCGCGCCTGCGCGACGAAGGGCTCGGTCCCCACGTCCGTCGCGTGACCGGCCTCCGGCTGGACCCGTACTTCTCGGGCACCAAGCTGGCCTGGCTCCTGGAAAACGTCGCCGGTGCCCGGGAACGAGCCGAACGAGGCGATCTCTTGTTCGGGACCGTAGATGCGTGGCTGGTCTGGTGGATGACCGGCGGACCCGACGGTGGGCGTCACCTCACCGATGTCACGAACGCGAGCCGCACCTTGCTGTGGGACCTCCGCCAGAAGCGATGGGACCCGCTGATGCTGGACGCGCTCGGGATACCGGAGGCGATGCTGCCTGACGTGACGCCGTGCGCGGCCGCTGTTGGAACGTGGAACGACATTGCAATAACGGGTATAGCAGGCGACCAGCACGCCGCGCTGTTCGGACAAGGCTGCCTCTCCTCTGGCGACGCCAAGTACACCCTTGGAACGGGCGGCTTCCTGCTGCTCAACACCGGCGAAACCGCCGTCGCATCTGACGCCGGCTTGCTGACCACGACGGCGTGGGACCTCGGCCATGGGCTGCAGTACGCCCTCGAAGGCAGCGTCTTCGTCGCCGGAGCCGCCGTGCAGTGGCTTGGCGAAGGCCTGGGCCTACTCGACGATTCCCGCGAGGTCGGGCCTCTGGCGGCGAGCGTCGAGAGCGCCGGCGGCGTCGTGTTCGTCCCCGCCTTTACCGGGCTCGGCGCGCCGACGTGGGACCCGGACGCCAGAGGCTCGCTGTTCGGCCTCACGCGCGGCACGACGGTGGCGCACATCGCGCGCGCCACGCTGGAGGGCATCGCGCACCAAACGGCCGACGTGCTGGAGTCCATGCAGTCCGACTCCGGACTCCTCCTGGACAGACTCCGCGTCGACGGCGGCGCGGCGTCCAACGACGTGCTCCTCCAGATTCACGCCGACCTGCTGGGCGTCTCCATCGAGCGGCCCGCGAACGTGGAGGCGACCGCCTGGGGCGCCGCCGCGCTCGCGGGCATCGGCGCGGGCGTCCTCTCCCCCGAGTCCATCGTGCCTCCCGCGCCAGAGGCCGTCTTCACGCCCACCCTCTCCGACGACGAGCGCCAGCGGCAACGCGGCCTCTGGCGCCAGGCCGTTGAACGTACGCGCGGGTGGGCAGCGCTCTAA
- the pssA gene encoding CDP-diacylglycerol--serine O-phosphatidyltransferase: MSEKRVRSPIIRARRSGRTGRQRQRARAAVPSFFTLMNLLAGFFSIIQTSNGNLEAAAWLVVLGAFFDLFDGIMARLAGVSSEFGVELDSLSDVVSFGVAPSFLLYEFGLNQLGPMWGALLASLPALFGAVRLAKFNTLASSGEKSSEFIGLPIPAQAGTVVVFILTFYDAQWFNVLARPQISVLITLVLVLSALMVSPVRFPALPQPSPSNLREYRGRFLLFGLALVLGIVFQEVGLLISALVYLAIGLGKTLGWVYRVATQDPDAEAVPVEAEP, from the coding sequence ATGAGCGAGAAACGAGTACGCAGCCCCATCATCCGAGCCCGCCGGTCGGGCCGAACCGGACGCCAGAGGCAACGCGCGCGTGCTGCGGTGCCGAGCTTCTTCACGCTCATGAACCTCCTCGCGGGGTTCTTCTCCATTATCCAGACGTCGAATGGCAACTTGGAGGCGGCCGCCTGGCTCGTGGTCCTGGGCGCCTTTTTCGACCTCTTCGACGGCATCATGGCCCGATTGGCGGGCGTGTCGAGCGAGTTCGGAGTCGAGTTGGACAGCCTCTCGGACGTGGTCTCGTTTGGCGTGGCCCCGAGCTTCCTGCTCTACGAGTTCGGGTTGAACCAACTCGGTCCGATGTGGGGCGCGCTCCTGGCGAGCCTGCCCGCGCTGTTCGGCGCCGTGCGACTCGCGAAGTTCAACACCCTCGCGTCCTCTGGCGAGAAGTCCTCCGAGTTCATCGGACTACCTATCCCGGCGCAGGCTGGCACCGTAGTGGTGTTCATTCTCACCTTTTACGACGCGCAGTGGTTCAACGTCCTCGCGAGGCCCCAGATCTCGGTGTTGATCACCCTCGTGCTGGTGTTGTCTGCGCTGATGGTGTCGCCGGTCCGGTTTCCGGCGCTTCCCCAGCCGTCGCCGTCCAACCTCAGGGAGTATCGAGGACGGTTCTTACTGTTCGGGCTCGCGCTCGTCTTGGGCATCGTATTTCAGGAGGTGGGCCTGTTGATCTCAGCGCTCGTGTACCTCGCCATTGGGCTGGGCAAAACGTTGGGATGGGTCTACCGCGTCGCGACCCAGGACCCGGACGCCGAGGCGGTTCCGGTCGAGGCCGAACCGTAG
- a CDS encoding DUF5916 domain-containing protein encodes MLFLLGFLLFTASPFSPDVPRVAAAPAADMSVDGTLNEAAWEAAAPATGFVQFEPTEGAPASQQTRVRVLYAADALYIGAEMLDSRPDLVRQTLSRRDDRGNADAFTVGIDSYNDGRTARLFGVTAAGVQFDAILEGDDEDDSWDAVWASGVRVTPTGWTAELRIPYSQLRFSGRETSWGINFVREVPRLGEESYWSPFSREQADSGIVQFFGQLDGIAGVRPRRLVQAVPYTLASGARGEDPARLGRPAYDAGFDTGADFKIGLTPSVILDATINPDFGQVEADPAELNLSTFETFFSERRPFFLEGTQIFDNGFSRDGALVYTRRIGGASPLIAATKLTGRTARGLSFGGLAAATGEDFDPTRFYGVARLRQEIGEQNYVGATGSVFDATRGQGGARSAVGAVDWRYRVGRDDAYQAEGVLAGSLRDDGASGENGFALYVGFDQVKGYSRFGSGFRVYSPGFQLNDVGRFRETDRVAVNGALIQLWNEGNPFGPFQRLNTFLFSSAAWTYSDGVFRGADAGLSSSGELKGFRDVSFNLSLDGLGGLDVRETRGLGPIQNLASLSASGSISTDTRRNLVAEFGLSGRVDREGGYTIGPEADIDWTASDRVQFRLSAEVGSSQGLRAWAANEGFVRTGDGRLYIGNEASNPSAFTAADVFDTGLSSTDATALLDGFTPIPGLAGIPNAVGYYAPLFGRRDYRSGDLTLRTTVIFRPTISLQLYSQLFAARGQYRDFQLLAAEDELRDFGAYPKRRDFSFASFNANAVFRWEYRPGSSLFVVWQRGMDDDLFEEVRRDGSGPSPFERDALGQVGDLFGRFADDIVLVKLSYLLSR; translated from the coding sequence ATGCTGTTCCTGCTTGGTTTTCTCCTTTTTACGGCCTCCCCTTTTAGCCCCGACGTGCCGCGCGTTGCGGCGGCGCCAGCGGCCGACATGTCCGTGGATGGGACGTTGAATGAGGCGGCGTGGGAGGCGGCCGCGCCCGCGACGGGCTTTGTACAGTTCGAGCCAACCGAGGGAGCGCCGGCCTCTCAGCAGACGCGCGTCCGCGTGCTCTACGCAGCCGACGCGCTGTACATCGGGGCTGAGATGCTGGACAGCCGCCCGGACCTCGTGCGCCAGACGCTCAGCCGGCGTGACGACCGCGGCAACGCTGACGCCTTCACGGTCGGCATCGACAGCTACAACGACGGGCGCACGGCGCGGCTGTTCGGCGTGACGGCCGCTGGCGTGCAGTTCGACGCCATCCTGGAAGGCGACGACGAAGACGACTCCTGGGATGCCGTCTGGGCATCCGGCGTGCGCGTCACACCGACCGGGTGGACGGCCGAGCTCCGCATCCCGTACTCGCAGCTTCGCTTCTCGGGCCGCGAGACCTCGTGGGGCATCAACTTCGTCCGCGAAGTCCCGCGTCTGGGCGAGGAGTCCTACTGGTCGCCGTTCAGCCGCGAGCAGGCGGACTCCGGCATCGTGCAGTTCTTCGGGCAACTGGACGGCATCGCGGGCGTCCGGCCGCGGCGGCTCGTGCAGGCCGTGCCGTACACGCTGGCCTCTGGCGCCAGAGGCGAGGACCCCGCCCGCCTGGGCCGCCCGGCCTACGACGCGGGGTTCGACACGGGCGCGGACTTTAAGATCGGCCTGACGCCGAGCGTCATCCTGGACGCGACGATCAACCCGGACTTCGGGCAGGTAGAGGCCGATCCGGCCGAACTCAACCTCTCCACCTTCGAGACCTTCTTTTCCGAGCGCCGCCCGTTTTTCCTGGAGGGCACGCAAATCTTCGACAACGGGTTCTCGCGCGATGGCGCCCTCGTCTACACCCGCCGGATCGGCGGTGCGTCGCCACTTATCGCGGCGACGAAACTCACGGGACGCACCGCCAGAGGCCTCTCATTCGGCGGCCTCGCGGCGGCCACCGGCGAGGACTTCGACCCCACCCGCTTCTACGGCGTCGCCCGTCTGCGCCAGGAGATCGGGGAGCAGAACTACGTCGGGGCCACCGGCTCCGTTTTCGACGCCACGCGCGGCCAGGGCGGCGCTCGAAGCGCGGTCGGCGCCGTGGACTGGCGCTACCGCGTCGGCCGGGACGACGCCTACCAGGCCGAGGGCGTGCTCGCGGGGTCGCTCCGCGACGATGGGGCCTCTGGCGAGAACGGCTTCGCGCTCTACGTCGGCTTCGACCAGGTCAAGGGCTATAGCCGCTTCGGCTCCGGCTTCCGCGTGTACTCGCCGGGCTTCCAGTTGAACGATGTCGGCCGCTTCCGCGAGACGGACCGCGTGGCCGTAAACGGCGCCCTGATCCAGCTCTGGAACGAAGGCAACCCGTTCGGCCCCTTCCAGCGCCTGAACACGTTTCTGTTCTCGTCCGCCGCGTGGACCTACTCGGACGGCGTGTTCCGCGGCGCCGATGCCGGTCTCAGCTCCAGCGGCGAGCTGAAGGGGTTCCGAGACGTCAGCTTCAACCTCAGCCTCGATGGCCTCGGCGGGCTGGACGTGCGCGAGACGCGTGGGCTGGGCCCCATCCAGAACCTCGCGAGCCTCAGCGCCAGCGGCTCCATCTCCACCGACACGCGCCGCAACCTCGTCGCGGAGTTCGGCCTCAGCGGCCGCGTAGATCGTGAAGGCGGGTACACGATCGGCCCCGAGGCCGACATCGACTGGACGGCCAGCGACCGCGTCCAGTTCAGGCTTTCGGCGGAGGTCGGCTCCTCGCAAGGCCTCCGCGCCTGGGCGGCCAATGAAGGGTTCGTGCGCACCGGCGACGGACGCCTGTACATCGGCAATGAGGCCTCGAACCCCTCCGCGTTCACCGCTGCAGACGTGTTCGACACGGGCCTCTCGTCTACAGACGCGACGGCCCTGCTAGACGGCTTTACTCCGATCCCCGGCCTGGCCGGTATTCCCAACGCCGTCGGCTACTACGCGCCCCTGTTCGGCCGCCGGGACTACCGCTCGGGAGATCTGACGCTGCGTACGACCGTCATCTTCAGGCCGACGATCTCGCTCCAACTCTACAGCCAGTTGTTCGCCGCCAGAGGCCAGTACCGGGACTTCCAGCTTCTGGCGGCGGAAGACGAGTTGCGGGACTTCGGGGCGTATCCCAAGCGCCGCGACTTTTCCTTCGCGTCCTTCAATGCCAACGCCGTCTTTCGCTGGGAGTACCGCCCGGGCTCGTCCCTGTTCGTCGTCTGGCAGCGCGGCATGGACGACGACCTCTTCGAAGAGGTCCGGCGCGACGGGTCCGGTCCCTCACCATTCGAGCGCGACGCGCTCGGCCAGGTCGGCGACCTTTTCGGCCGGTTCGCGGACGACATCGTGCTCGTCAAGCTGAGCTACCTCCTCTCGCGCTGA
- a CDS encoding ATP-binding protein: MPWSQIIDQDRATDALQRALASERIPHAVLFHGPAGTGKLATAMAFAQALQCERRGTPGGPVGDACGTCLPCTKVARMLHPDVRLYLPFPRTSKAPKDDRPTDYAERVRLVGTDPHGAYDYRSRAKLDGDAPSNKQVEHRRLPIEQVFRPDMTKHPVEGRHVVGILTDADRIRKEAANSILKLLEEPAPRVVLVLVAERLDTVLPTIVSRCQRVRFDPLAPEAIERALQTREGVSASASGVAARMANGSYTRARQLVGSEELGELRGLAVDFVRQSYLGRAGGLMPIVDKVSGLGREGAKAWLGLVHSWIRDLVLARASGDAAPLVNVDQTEAIRKFVAHVPDADLAAMASQVEDAIGLVTGNAPLALVAITLAYGLRDAMHGRGRPHLVVPLDQVSV; encoded by the coding sequence ATGCCCTGGAGCCAGATCATCGACCAAGACCGCGCGACCGACGCGCTCCAGCGCGCGCTCGCGAGTGAGCGGATCCCCCACGCTGTGCTCTTCCACGGCCCGGCCGGGACGGGAAAACTCGCGACCGCAATGGCCTTCGCGCAGGCGCTCCAGTGCGAGCGGCGCGGCACGCCCGGAGGCCCCGTCGGTGATGCCTGTGGCACGTGTCTGCCTTGCACCAAAGTGGCGCGGATGCTCCATCCGGACGTGCGGCTCTACCTGCCGTTCCCGCGCACCAGCAAAGCTCCCAAGGACGACCGCCCGACCGACTACGCCGAGCGCGTCCGGCTTGTCGGCACCGACCCGCACGGGGCGTACGACTACCGCAGCCGTGCCAAGCTGGACGGCGACGCGCCGAGCAACAAACAGGTCGAGCACCGCCGGTTGCCCATCGAACAGGTGTTCCGGCCCGACATGACCAAGCACCCCGTCGAGGGGCGCCACGTCGTAGGTATCCTCACCGACGCGGACCGCATCCGAAAGGAAGCCGCCAACTCCATCCTCAAGCTGCTGGAGGAGCCCGCGCCGCGCGTCGTGCTCGTGCTCGTCGCCGAGCGGCTGGATACCGTCCTGCCCACCATCGTCTCACGGTGCCAGCGCGTGCGCTTTGATCCTCTGGCGCCAGAGGCCATCGAGAGGGCGCTGCAAACGCGCGAGGGCGTCTCCGCGTCCGCCTCTGGCGTGGCGGCGCGCATGGCCAACGGGTCCTACACGCGAGCGCGTCAGCTTGTCGGCAGCGAGGAACTGGGCGAGCTCCGCGGGCTCGCCGTCGATTTTGTGCGGCAGTCGTACCTCGGGCGGGCGGGCGGCTTGATGCCCATCGTGGACAAGGTTTCCGGGCTGGGGCGCGAGGGCGCGAAAGCCTGGCTGGGACTCGTCCACAGCTGGATCCGAGACCTCGTCCTCGCCCGCGCCTCTGGCGACGCCGCGCCGCTCGTCAACGTGGACCAGACCGAGGCGATCCGCAAGTTCGTGGCGCACGTGCCTGACGCGGACCTCGCCGCGATGGCCTCCCAGGTGGAAGACGCGATAGGGCTCGTGACTGGCAACGCGCCGCTGGCGCTTGTCGCCATCACGCTCGCCTACGGTCTTCGCGACGCCATGCACGGCCGTGGCCGTCCGCACCTCGTCGTCCCCCTGGATCAGGTCTCCGTGTAG
- the purS gene encoding phosphoribosylformylglycinamidine synthase subunit PurS — protein MYRATVHVTLRPSILDPQGKAIQSALDSLGQTAIESVRTGKRFVLTINADSEQEAREAATKACETLLANAVMEDFEVESVHALELVA, from the coding sequence ATGTACCGCGCTACCGTCCACGTCACGCTTCGGCCTTCCATTCTCGACCCGCAGGGCAAAGCCATCCAGTCCGCGCTGGACTCGCTGGGGCAGACCGCTATCGAGAGCGTTCGCACCGGCAAGCGGTTCGTGCTGACGATCAACGCGGACTCCGAGCAGGAAGCGCGCGAGGCGGCCACCAAAGCTTGCGAAACGCTTCTGGCGAACGCGGTAATGGAGGACTTTGAGGTCGAAAGCGTCCACGCACTCGAACTGGTAGCGTAG
- a CDS encoding transglutaminase-like domain-containing protein: MIRRLLTLALLISLSGCTGVDYLSSFRTDLTQRPFDEMPAIASFDVDALSEQYPGEPAYYFDFEQTLEHVFLIPESDRWIYVEDIRRQYVILDADEETFTTFRVNLAPRERLDGIMLRSTSPSGEVLTYSEDDLIREVDDGRVVYKFAYPAVERGTVIEESFRTNRELAKDYTPPLYIDAPLQLYVPVKNFAFQYVFPTNWALKIKQVGPRQIPPYELDRNSYDGRTVVTFKGRDLAGFPDEPYSPFFKEIASYLEMQVTEIANPYFPGDKPLYETEKSWEELTKRYGEYAFDRGRRFREVEEQAQSLARGLESDSAKVASIVSWIQNNIEVGGDADDLASVMRERKGNSLLQTSLAQAMLAEVGLDADFIIIHPANEGYFDRSFISGTQFTTPAVRVKSADRQYVVFPFVEGLPITYIPEFYQGADAIVIRPEGGAEFIQVPTQDAESYAVDEDYAVEIDEDGIIRVEETKTLRGIAAYELRKSFEDLSDEEKEEEVRELLTYNEGQIEDFEYEVQALDAYGQPLAFVLRYTIPDLVTVTPEEVIFRTGGLLSPASLSAFETKVTERQLPIRIYYDRITNKSIRISYPESWTLATELEDTAEQTRFGSVRGIYLMGEGEITAEQQIVLKESRASPTAYGALLQLTGSQSRLYVPTLVFTIDR; the protein is encoded by the coding sequence ATGATCCGCCGACTCCTCACCCTCGCGCTCCTGATCAGCCTCTCCGGCTGCACGGGCGTCGATTACCTCTCCTCCTTCCGCACCGACCTCACGCAGCGCCCGTTCGATGAGATGCCGGCCATCGCGTCCTTTGACGTCGATGCGCTCTCCGAACAGTACCCGGGCGAGCCGGCGTACTACTTCGACTTCGAGCAGACCCTGGAGCACGTTTTCCTCATTCCGGAGAGCGACCGCTGGATCTACGTCGAGGACATCCGGCGTCAGTACGTGATTCTGGACGCCGACGAGGAAACGTTTACGACGTTTCGCGTCAACCTCGCGCCGCGCGAGAGGCTGGACGGCATCATGCTCCGGTCTACGTCGCCCTCTGGCGAGGTGCTGACGTACAGCGAGGACGACCTGATTCGCGAAGTCGACGACGGCCGGGTCGTGTACAAGTTTGCCTACCCGGCCGTCGAGCGCGGGACGGTGATCGAGGAGTCGTTTCGCACCAACCGCGAACTGGCCAAGGACTACACGCCGCCACTCTACATCGACGCGCCGCTGCAGCTCTACGTGCCGGTCAAGAACTTCGCGTTCCAGTACGTCTTCCCCACGAACTGGGCTCTCAAGATCAAGCAGGTTGGGCCGCGCCAGATTCCGCCCTACGAACTGGACCGCAATAGCTACGACGGACGCACCGTCGTCACGTTTAAGGGCCGCGATCTCGCCGGCTTCCCAGACGAGCCGTACTCGCCGTTCTTCAAGGAGATCGCCTCGTACCTGGAGATGCAGGTGACGGAGATCGCGAACCCGTACTTCCCTGGAGACAAGCCTCTGTACGAGACCGAGAAGTCGTGGGAGGAGCTCACGAAGCGGTACGGGGAATACGCGTTCGACCGGGGCCGCCGCTTCCGCGAGGTGGAAGAGCAGGCACAGTCTCTCGCCAGAGGCCTGGAGTCCGACTCGGCCAAGGTGGCGTCCATCGTGAGCTGGATCCAGAACAACATCGAGGTCGGCGGGGACGCCGACGACCTTGCAAGCGTGATGCGCGAACGCAAGGGCAACAGCCTCTTGCAAACGTCTCTCGCCCAGGCCATGCTCGCCGAGGTGGGCCTGGACGCGGACTTTATCATCATCCACCCCGCGAACGAAGGCTACTTCGATAGAAGCTTTATCTCCGGCACGCAGTTCACGACGCCAGCGGTGCGTGTGAAAAGCGCCGACCGGCAGTACGTCGTGTTCCCGTTCGTGGAGGGGCTGCCCATCACCTACATCCCCGAGTTCTACCAGGGGGCAGACGCCATCGTGATTCGGCCCGAAGGCGGCGCCGAGTTCATCCAGGTCCCGACTCAGGACGCCGAGTCCTACGCCGTGGATGAGGATTACGCGGTCGAGATCGACGAGGACGGGATCATCCGCGTAGAGGAAACGAAGACGCTTCGCGGCATCGCGGCGTACGAGCTCCGCAAGTCCTTCGAGGACCTCTCCGACGAGGAGAAAGAGGAGGAAGTCCGTGAGCTGCTGACCTACAACGAAGGCCAGATCGAGGACTTCGAGTACGAGGTCCAGGCGCTGGACGCCTACGGGCAGCCTCTGGCGTTCGTGCTGCGCTACACGATCCCGGACCTGGTGACGGTGACGCCAGAGGAGGTCATCTTCCGGACCGGCGGCTTGCTCTCGCCCGCGTCACTGAGCGCGTTCGAGACAAAGGTGACCGAGCGGCAACTCCCAATTCGGATCTACTACGACCGCATCACCAACAAGTCGATCCGCATCTCGTACCCGGAGTCGTGGACGCTGGCGACGGAGCTGGAGGACACGGCCGAGCAGACGCGCTTCGGCTCCGTCCGCGGCATCTACCTGATGGGGGAAGGCGAGATCACGGCCGAGCAGCAGATCGTGCTCAAGGAGAGCCGCGCCTCGCCGACGGCCTACGGCGCGCTCCTGCAACTGACGGGCAGCCAGTCCCGGCTGTACGTCCCGACGCTCGTGTTCACGATCGACCGGTAA
- a CDS encoding ATP-dependent Clp protease adaptor ClpS, with protein MPRLATDTEVLVEDAVDTRLDNPWRVILFDDDIHTFEEVIVQLVLATNCSAQEAEQHAWRVHTEGKSRVYEGSFEECFRVQGILREIQLVTEIQG; from the coding sequence ATGCCCCGGTTGGCGACAGACACGGAGGTCCTCGTCGAAGACGCGGTCGACACGCGGCTTGACAACCCCTGGCGTGTGATCCTCTTCGATGACGACATCCACACGTTCGAGGAGGTCATCGTGCAACTCGTGCTCGCGACGAACTGCTCCGCGCAAGAGGCCGAGCAGCACGCATGGCGCGTGCACACGGAGGGCAAGAGTAGGGTCTACGAGGGCTCCTTTGAGGAGTGCTTCCGCGTGCAGGGCATCCTCCGCGAGATCCAACTCGTGACCGAGATTCAGGGGTGA